A DNA window from Augochlora pura isolate Apur16 chromosome 9, APUR_v2.2.1, whole genome shotgun sequence contains the following coding sequences:
- the Hpr1 gene encoding THO complex 1-like protein Hpr1 isoform X3 gives MRIPFRTMAMFETLREEYSDYLQQCFKVPDLQTFQKKCTALCTNDSDRKVAVDQALRDSLLIILSEHVPNNVQLLETYITFCIELCRKDLATASMPVMLLGDIFDSMTLDRCEQLFTFVENNVVVWKEELFFSACKNNLLRMCNDLLRRLSRSQQTVFCGRILLFLAKFFPFSERSGLNIVSEFNLENYTEFGSEKSEGDDLEQITKVDDKSESKVPIDYNLYRKFWALQDFFRNPNQCYQKMYWKVFSAHASSVLSAFSSFKLEEQRNYPTTSIKVDSSMEGSHKETPYFAKYLTNQKLLELQLSDSNFRRYVLLQFLILFQYLNSTVKFKAETHELKPDQIDWVKATTDQVYALLSETPPDGPTFAETVKNILKREEHWNSWKNEGCPPFKRPASDSTADAEELRKPKRPKRRIGDVIRDAQAVGKYHMGNPELTKLWNLCPNNLEACKSKERDFLPSLETYFEEAIMQLDPNAMVEDEYKKVNDGNFGWRALRLLARRSPHFFVHGNYPINKLPEYLETMIKKIAKDRPQTQSDMKLETEETPPPDANDQEFNEDVLQKESEQVEPENSDTKGRKLTKITPEMVAKLSDVLKNDWKKLATKLGYTNEEITFFQSKPTPYEQCKNMLEIWAEEDVDASMENLAYILEGLKFTEALAVLKS, from the exons T GATTATTTGCAACAATGTTTCAAAGTGCCAGATCTACAAACATTCCAAAAGAAATGTACTGCACTGTGTACAAATGACAGCGATAGAAAAGTTGCAGTAGATCAAGCATTAAGAGACAGCCTTCTCATAATTCTATCAGAACATGTGCCAAACAATGTTCAACTACTTGAAACCTACATTACATTCTGCATTGAATTATGTAGAAAAGACTTAGCAACTGCCAGTATGCCTGTAATGTTACTCGGTGATATATTTGACTCGATGACTCTTGACAGATGCGAGCAACTATTCACTTTTGTAGAGAACAATGTTGTTGTATggaaagaagaattattttttagcgcttgtaaaaataatttattgcgtATGTGCAACGATTTATTGAGAAGATTATCTCGGTCGCAACAGACTGTTTTTTGTGGaagaattcttttgtttcttgcCAAGTTTTTCCCTTTCTCTGAGAGGTCTGGCCTTAACATTGTGAGCGAAttcaatttggaaaattatacagaatttgGTTCTGAAAAATCTGAGGGAGATGATTTGGAACAAATTACAAAGGTCGATGATAAATCTGAAAGCAAAGTACCaattgattataatttgtacagAAAGTTCTGGGCTCTGCAAGACTTTTTTAGGAATCCAAATCAATGTTACCAGAAAATGTACTGGAAAGTATTTTCAGCG CATGCTTCAAGTGTTTTATCAGCATTTTCATCATTCAAATTAGAAGAACAACGCAATTATCCTACAACATCTATTAAAGTGGATTCTTCAATGGAAGGATCTCATAAAGAAACTccatattttgcaaaatacttaacaaatcagaaattattagagTTACAGTTGTCTGATTCGAATTTTAGACGATATGTATTGCTGCAATTTCTCATTCTTTTCCAATATCTTAATAGCACTGTAAAATTTAAAGC tgAAACACACGAATTGAAGCCTGACCAAATAGATTGGGTAAAAGCTACAACAGATCAAGTTTACGCCTTACTATCGGAAACACCACCTGACGGCCCAACATTTGCtgaaactgttaaaaatatattaaaacgcGAAGAACATTGGAATTCGTGGAAGAACGAAGGTTGTCCACCATTTAAAAGACCTGCATCAGATTCCACTGCCGACGCGGAAGAATTGAGGAAACCGAAGAGGCCCAAACGTAGAATCGGAGATGTTATTAGAGATGCTCAAGCAGTAGGAAAATATCATATGGGAAA TCCAGAACTTACGAAGCTATGGAATTTGTGCCCTAATAATCTGGAAGCGTGTAAatcaaaagagagagatttcTTACCATCTCTAGAAACATACTTTGAAGAAGCCATAATGCAACTAGATCCTAATGCAATGGTTGAGGATGAGTATAA aaaagtaAATGATGGAAACTTTGGATGGAGGGCATTAAGATTGTTGGCTAGACGTAGTCCTCACTTTTTCGTACATGGCAATTACCCTATCAATAAGTTACCTGAATATCTTGaaacaatgataaaaaagaTTGCCAAAGATCGACCA caaacaCAATCCGATATGAAGTTGGAAACTGAAGAAACCCCACCACCAGATGCGAACGATCAAGAATTCAATGAGGATGTGTTACAAAAAGAGAGCGAACAAGTTGAACCTGAAAATTCGGACACAAAGGGGcgaaaattaactaaaatcaCGCCAGAGATGGTGGCGAAATTATCGGATGTATTAAAAAACGATTGGAAAAAATTGGCGACCAAACTTGGTTATACCAATGAGgag ATTACATTTTTTCAGAGTAAACCGACACCATACGAGCagtgtaaaaatatgttaGAAATTTGGGCAGAAGAAGATGTGGACGCATCGATGGAAAATTTGGCGTATATCTTAGAAGGTTTAAAGTTCACGGAGGCATTAGCTgttttaaaatcataa
- the Hpr1 gene encoding THO complex 1-like protein Hpr1 isoform X2: protein MRIPFRTMAMFETLREEYSDYLQQCFKVPDLQTFQKKCTALCTNDSDRKVAVDQALRDSLLIILSEHVPNNVQLLETYITFCIELCRKDLATASMPVMLLGDIFDSMTLDRCEQLFTFVENNVVVWKEELFFSACKNNLLRMCNDLLRRLSRSQQTVFCGRILLFLAKFFPFSERSGLNIVSEFNLENYTEFGSEKSEGDDLEQITKVDDKSESKVPIDYNLYRKFWALQDFFRNPNQCYQKMYWKVFSAHASSVLSAFSSFKLEEQRNYPTTSIKVDSSMEGSHKETPYFAKYLTNQKLLELQLSDSNFRRYVLLQFLILFQYLNSTVKFKAFLASGYETSETHELKPDQIDWVKATTDQVYALLSETPPDGPTFAETVKNILKREEHWNSWKNEGCPPFKRPASDSTADAEELRKPKRPKRRIGDVIRDAQAVGKYHMGNPELTKLWNLCPNNLEACKSKERDFLPSLETYFEEAIMQLDPNAMVEDEYKKVNDGNFGWRALRLLARRSPHFFVHGNYPINKLPEYLETMIKKIAKDRPQTQSDMKLETEETPPPDANDQEFNEDVLQKESEQVEPENSDTKGRKLTKITPEMVAKLSDVLKNDWKKLATKLGYTNEESKPTPYEQCKNMLEIWAEEDVDASMENLAYILEGLKFTEALAVLKS, encoded by the exons T GATTATTTGCAACAATGTTTCAAAGTGCCAGATCTACAAACATTCCAAAAGAAATGTACTGCACTGTGTACAAATGACAGCGATAGAAAAGTTGCAGTAGATCAAGCATTAAGAGACAGCCTTCTCATAATTCTATCAGAACATGTGCCAAACAATGTTCAACTACTTGAAACCTACATTACATTCTGCATTGAATTATGTAGAAAAGACTTAGCAACTGCCAGTATGCCTGTAATGTTACTCGGTGATATATTTGACTCGATGACTCTTGACAGATGCGAGCAACTATTCACTTTTGTAGAGAACAATGTTGTTGTATggaaagaagaattattttttagcgcttgtaaaaataatttattgcgtATGTGCAACGATTTATTGAGAAGATTATCTCGGTCGCAACAGACTGTTTTTTGTGGaagaattcttttgtttcttgcCAAGTTTTTCCCTTTCTCTGAGAGGTCTGGCCTTAACATTGTGAGCGAAttcaatttggaaaattatacagaatttgGTTCTGAAAAATCTGAGGGAGATGATTTGGAACAAATTACAAAGGTCGATGATAAATCTGAAAGCAAAGTACCaattgattataatttgtacagAAAGTTCTGGGCTCTGCAAGACTTTTTTAGGAATCCAAATCAATGTTACCAGAAAATGTACTGGAAAGTATTTTCAGCG CATGCTTCAAGTGTTTTATCAGCATTTTCATCATTCAAATTAGAAGAACAACGCAATTATCCTACAACATCTATTAAAGTGGATTCTTCAATGGAAGGATCTCATAAAGAAACTccatattttgcaaaatacttaacaaatcagaaattattagagTTACAGTTGTCTGATTCGAATTTTAGACGATATGTATTGCTGCAATTTCTCATTCTTTTCCAATATCTTAATAGCACTGTAAAATTTAAAGC CTTCCTTGCCAGTGGCTATGAGACAAG tgAAACACACGAATTGAAGCCTGACCAAATAGATTGGGTAAAAGCTACAACAGATCAAGTTTACGCCTTACTATCGGAAACACCACCTGACGGCCCAACATTTGCtgaaactgttaaaaatatattaaaacgcGAAGAACATTGGAATTCGTGGAAGAACGAAGGTTGTCCACCATTTAAAAGACCTGCATCAGATTCCACTGCCGACGCGGAAGAATTGAGGAAACCGAAGAGGCCCAAACGTAGAATCGGAGATGTTATTAGAGATGCTCAAGCAGTAGGAAAATATCATATGGGAAA TCCAGAACTTACGAAGCTATGGAATTTGTGCCCTAATAATCTGGAAGCGTGTAAatcaaaagagagagatttcTTACCATCTCTAGAAACATACTTTGAAGAAGCCATAATGCAACTAGATCCTAATGCAATGGTTGAGGATGAGTATAA aaaagtaAATGATGGAAACTTTGGATGGAGGGCATTAAGATTGTTGGCTAGACGTAGTCCTCACTTTTTCGTACATGGCAATTACCCTATCAATAAGTTACCTGAATATCTTGaaacaatgataaaaaagaTTGCCAAAGATCGACCA caaacaCAATCCGATATGAAGTTGGAAACTGAAGAAACCCCACCACCAGATGCGAACGATCAAGAATTCAATGAGGATGTGTTACAAAAAGAGAGCGAACAAGTTGAACCTGAAAATTCGGACACAAAGGGGcgaaaattaactaaaatcaCGCCAGAGATGGTGGCGAAATTATCGGATGTATTAAAAAACGATTGGAAAAAATTGGCGACCAAACTTGGTTATACCAATGAGgag AGTAAACCGACACCATACGAGCagtgtaaaaatatgttaGAAATTTGGGCAGAAGAAGATGTGGACGCATCGATGGAAAATTTGGCGTATATCTTAGAAGGTTTAAAGTTCACGGAGGCATTAGCTgttttaaaatcataa
- the Hpr1 gene encoding THO complex 1-like protein Hpr1 isoform X1 has translation MRIPFRTMAMFETLREEYSDYLQQCFKVPDLQTFQKKCTALCTNDSDRKVAVDQALRDSLLIILSEHVPNNVQLLETYITFCIELCRKDLATASMPVMLLGDIFDSMTLDRCEQLFTFVENNVVVWKEELFFSACKNNLLRMCNDLLRRLSRSQQTVFCGRILLFLAKFFPFSERSGLNIVSEFNLENYTEFGSEKSEGDDLEQITKVDDKSESKVPIDYNLYRKFWALQDFFRNPNQCYQKMYWKVFSAHASSVLSAFSSFKLEEQRNYPTTSIKVDSSMEGSHKETPYFAKYLTNQKLLELQLSDSNFRRYVLLQFLILFQYLNSTVKFKAFLASGYETSETHELKPDQIDWVKATTDQVYALLSETPPDGPTFAETVKNILKREEHWNSWKNEGCPPFKRPASDSTADAEELRKPKRPKRRIGDVIRDAQAVGKYHMGNPELTKLWNLCPNNLEACKSKERDFLPSLETYFEEAIMQLDPNAMVEDEYKKVNDGNFGWRALRLLARRSPHFFVHGNYPINKLPEYLETMIKKIAKDRPQTQSDMKLETEETPPPDANDQEFNEDVLQKESEQVEPENSDTKGRKLTKITPEMVAKLSDVLKNDWKKLATKLGYTNEEITFFQSKPTPYEQCKNMLEIWAEEDVDASMENLAYILEGLKFTEALAVLKS, from the exons T GATTATTTGCAACAATGTTTCAAAGTGCCAGATCTACAAACATTCCAAAAGAAATGTACTGCACTGTGTACAAATGACAGCGATAGAAAAGTTGCAGTAGATCAAGCATTAAGAGACAGCCTTCTCATAATTCTATCAGAACATGTGCCAAACAATGTTCAACTACTTGAAACCTACATTACATTCTGCATTGAATTATGTAGAAAAGACTTAGCAACTGCCAGTATGCCTGTAATGTTACTCGGTGATATATTTGACTCGATGACTCTTGACAGATGCGAGCAACTATTCACTTTTGTAGAGAACAATGTTGTTGTATggaaagaagaattattttttagcgcttgtaaaaataatttattgcgtATGTGCAACGATTTATTGAGAAGATTATCTCGGTCGCAACAGACTGTTTTTTGTGGaagaattcttttgtttcttgcCAAGTTTTTCCCTTTCTCTGAGAGGTCTGGCCTTAACATTGTGAGCGAAttcaatttggaaaattatacagaatttgGTTCTGAAAAATCTGAGGGAGATGATTTGGAACAAATTACAAAGGTCGATGATAAATCTGAAAGCAAAGTACCaattgattataatttgtacagAAAGTTCTGGGCTCTGCAAGACTTTTTTAGGAATCCAAATCAATGTTACCAGAAAATGTACTGGAAAGTATTTTCAGCG CATGCTTCAAGTGTTTTATCAGCATTTTCATCATTCAAATTAGAAGAACAACGCAATTATCCTACAACATCTATTAAAGTGGATTCTTCAATGGAAGGATCTCATAAAGAAACTccatattttgcaaaatacttaacaaatcagaaattattagagTTACAGTTGTCTGATTCGAATTTTAGACGATATGTATTGCTGCAATTTCTCATTCTTTTCCAATATCTTAATAGCACTGTAAAATTTAAAGC CTTCCTTGCCAGTGGCTATGAGACAAG tgAAACACACGAATTGAAGCCTGACCAAATAGATTGGGTAAAAGCTACAACAGATCAAGTTTACGCCTTACTATCGGAAACACCACCTGACGGCCCAACATTTGCtgaaactgttaaaaatatattaaaacgcGAAGAACATTGGAATTCGTGGAAGAACGAAGGTTGTCCACCATTTAAAAGACCTGCATCAGATTCCACTGCCGACGCGGAAGAATTGAGGAAACCGAAGAGGCCCAAACGTAGAATCGGAGATGTTATTAGAGATGCTCAAGCAGTAGGAAAATATCATATGGGAAA TCCAGAACTTACGAAGCTATGGAATTTGTGCCCTAATAATCTGGAAGCGTGTAAatcaaaagagagagatttcTTACCATCTCTAGAAACATACTTTGAAGAAGCCATAATGCAACTAGATCCTAATGCAATGGTTGAGGATGAGTATAA aaaagtaAATGATGGAAACTTTGGATGGAGGGCATTAAGATTGTTGGCTAGACGTAGTCCTCACTTTTTCGTACATGGCAATTACCCTATCAATAAGTTACCTGAATATCTTGaaacaatgataaaaaagaTTGCCAAAGATCGACCA caaacaCAATCCGATATGAAGTTGGAAACTGAAGAAACCCCACCACCAGATGCGAACGATCAAGAATTCAATGAGGATGTGTTACAAAAAGAGAGCGAACAAGTTGAACCTGAAAATTCGGACACAAAGGGGcgaaaattaactaaaatcaCGCCAGAGATGGTGGCGAAATTATCGGATGTATTAAAAAACGATTGGAAAAAATTGGCGACCAAACTTGGTTATACCAATGAGgag ATTACATTTTTTCAGAGTAAACCGACACCATACGAGCagtgtaaaaatatgttaGAAATTTGGGCAGAAGAAGATGTGGACGCATCGATGGAAAATTTGGCGTATATCTTAGAAGGTTTAAAGTTCACGGAGGCATTAGCTgttttaaaatcataa